Part of the Anopheles coluzzii chromosome 3, AcolN3, whole genome shotgun sequence genome is shown below.
atcatatacatatacaacatACCATAATATCATAAACGACTACAATTTCACATGACGGGAACTATAAAACGAAGAATACTATATCACGATAATTAGGAGGTATCAGGCTCAAGAACAAGGTATAAGTCATTCGTGTGTAAGTAATGATTCCTACAATACTTTAAGTTTAACTTGATTATGTTCTTCTATGTAGATTAATCAATATCTTAGTTTTCAATAAACACGCaaatcaatttttatttaGCTTGATAAGAACGCCTTTACAAATGCATTTTTCAGGCTGAATTATTGTCAGCCAAATAagtttcaaaacaaaattactACCCAGGCAGTTCTAGAATTTGAAAAGGTTGTTTGCTTAAAATAAATCAGTGATAtctaacaaaaaatatttcgaCACAGGATATGATAATAGATTAAATATCTCGACTGATCTATTGTATTACTATTGTCCATTTCAATTGGTGAATTACTAAAAAACATCTCAAATTCATGCTTTATATTACATAAATAAACGTTTATTTTTGCACATATCACAAATATCTCTTAGCACGCATCCAACCCATATATTATCACAGTCAAAACATTTACCAGCCATGGGCACCATAGCCTCCGTAGGCGACCTGTGGGCCATAAGACAGGACCTTTCCACCGTAGATCGGAGCTGGCTGAGCGAGAATGCTCTTGCCGTACACCGGCTCAGCGATCAGCGTCTTGGCCGGGTAGATCGGCTCAGCGAACACGTTCTTGGTGTAGATGGGCTCCGACACGATGGTCTTGGCGTAGGTTGGCTCAGCAGCGATCACAGTCTTGGCATAGGTTGGCTCAGCAGCGATCACAGTCTTGGCATATGGGCCATAAGACAGAGGCTTCGTGTACTCGAGAGCCGGAGCCTGGTACAGAGAGTGAGGGGCAGCATAGGACACGGGCAGAGTGTTGGTAAGAGCCAGAGGCTTGCTGACCACAACCGACGGGGCAGTCTGGGCGTATCCGTGGTACAGCTGAGGCTCCGGAAGGATGGTCTTGCTCAGCACTGGCACGGGGGCAACGTTCTTGATGACGTTGGAGTAGCTCACAGCCGGGGCCACACCGTAGGACAGATGGGAGTGGTCGCTCGGGATGTATCCAGCGCTGACGCAAGCCAGGGAAGCGACGATCAGAACGAACTGGAATGGTTGGGACTCTTGTTAGTATCTCAGGAAGAGATTTGTACCGTTAGTTTGACTTACTTTGGAAGCCATGGTTGGAGAGATGATTGCAGTGGGAGGATGTGCTTTACTGAAGACTGCTGATCGCTGAGTGATGTCGTTGTGATCAGCTGATAGAGCTTTTATACGGATTGGCGGTGTGCGAAAATCCGCAACAACAGGATGTGAGAGTGGCGTCGTGTGATGGCCATCGCAGCGTTTGTTATGTTGTTGTTCGTTTGATGATTGAATGAcagttgttattttttgctacTGATTTTAAAACttaatgttttgtgtattgaAATGACATAACATCTATAAAGGAGTTTAAATGCTGTATTAAAACACAATCATTTAGCATTTAGATGGGGACCATGGCCACTAAAGTCAggtattgtttttaattctaATATTGTTTTTCGTATCATGCAATTTATAAACTGTTAGAAAAAATCAATGCATTTATCAATGAACAAAACTTGCttccataaaaataaattaattaagttTACTTTATTTGATGCTTTTAAAATCGTTCAagaataattcaaaaataatcaaaaataatCTACTGATATCCAAAAGACATACTCATTCGGAGTTAAATGTCATAACAAATTATCAGTGCAAAATAATGCCAGTAACATTGATTCATCAAACGAATAACAACATAACAAACGCTGCGATGGCCATCAAACGACGCCCCTCTCACATCCTGTTGTTGCGGATTTTCGCACACCGCCAATCCGTATAAAAGCTCTATCAGCTGATCACAACGACATCACTCAGCGATCAGTAGTCTTCAGCAAAGCACATCCTCCTACTGCAATCATCTCTCCAACCATGGCTTCCAAAGTAAGTCAAACTAACGATACAAATCTCTCCCTGAGATACTAACAAGAGATCCAGCTTTTCCAGTTCGTTCTGATCGTCGTTTCTCTGGCTTGCGTCAGCGCTGGATACATCCCGAGCGACCACTCCCATCTGTCCTACGGTGTGGCCCCGGCTGTGAGCTACTCCAACGTCATCAAGAACGTTGCCCCAGTGCCAGTGCTGAGCAAGACCATCCTTCCGGAGCCCCAGCTGTACCACGGATACGCCCAGACTGCCC
Proteins encoded:
- the LOC125907247 gene encoding cuticle protein-like, which translates into the protein MASKFVLIVASLACVSAGYIPSDHSHLSYGVAPAVSYSNVIKNVAPVPVLSKTILPEPQLYHGYAQTAPSVVVSKPLALTNTLPVSYAAPHSLYQAPALEYTKPLSYGPYAKTVIAAEPTYAKTVIAAEPTYAKTIVSEPIYTKNVFAEPIYPAKTLIAEPVYGKSILAQPAPIYGGKVLSYGPQFAYGGYGAHGW